In a genomic window of Mycolicibacter heraklionensis:
- a CDS encoding alpha/beta hydrolase, with product MSATIRFGSGGATCVGQFFPAAHGDDDNGAPVVVLGHGLGGTVDSGLIPFAERLSAAGFAAFAFDYRYFGASEAQPRQRISMQEQIDDFRAACATAAEQPGVDPRRTVVWGVSLGGGHVFEVAATTPGVAAAIALTPLVSGPVAAVAALPHHRPAAMLRSTATGWRSALAQRFGGPPATIPLVGRPGELATLTADGYHAAYTAMAGPTWRNEIDAQVGVQLGSYRPAAKHAESIACPILVQIADFDRGAPPQAAAKAAFAARAEVRHYPCDHFDVFACGDWFDHVAEHQIAFLTRHLADATATVTG from the coding sequence ATGAGCGCGACCATTCGCTTCGGCAGTGGCGGCGCCACCTGTGTCGGACAGTTCTTCCCCGCCGCGCATGGTGATGACGACAACGGCGCGCCGGTCGTGGTGCTCGGACACGGCCTCGGCGGCACCGTCGACTCCGGCCTCATCCCGTTCGCCGAACGACTCAGCGCAGCCGGCTTCGCCGCCTTCGCCTTCGACTACCGGTATTTCGGTGCATCAGAAGCACAACCGCGCCAACGGATTTCGATGCAAGAACAGATCGACGACTTCCGCGCGGCCTGTGCCACAGCGGCCGAGCAGCCCGGTGTGGATCCTCGCCGCACAGTGGTGTGGGGAGTCTCGCTGGGCGGCGGGCATGTCTTCGAGGTGGCCGCCACCACGCCCGGCGTCGCCGCCGCCATCGCGCTGACCCCACTGGTCAGCGGTCCCGTCGCCGCGGTCGCGGCGCTCCCGCACCATCGCCCGGCAGCGATGCTGCGGTCGACGGCCACGGGTTGGCGCAGCGCGCTGGCCCAACGCTTCGGAGGCCCGCCCGCGACCATTCCCCTGGTGGGCCGCCCCGGGGAGCTGGCCACCCTGACCGCCGACGGCTACCACGCGGCCTACACCGCGATGGCCGGTCCGACCTGGCGCAACGAGATCGACGCCCAGGTCGGTGTCCAGCTCGGCTCCTATCGGCCGGCGGCCAAGCACGCCGAGTCCATCGCCTGCCCGATCCTGGTGCAGATAGCCGATTTCGACCGTGGCGCTCCCCCGCAGGCTGCCGCCAAAGCGGCGTTCGCCGCCCGCGCCGAAGTACGGCACTACCCCTGCGACCACTTCGACGTCTTCGCCTGTGGCGACTGGTTCGATCACGTCGCCGAGCACCAGATCGCCTTTTTGACCCGGCACCTGGCCGACGCGACCGCTACGGTCACGGGTTAG
- a CDS encoding pirin family protein, with the protein MSNLEATSNEFACAATPTDHIEVLHARDVPLGGARAIRVRRTLPQRDRSLIGAWCFVDHYGPQDVADGAMDVPPHPHTGLQTASWLFSGRVEHRDSGGVHAVVNPGELNLMTAGAGICHSEVSIDPETAPVLRGVQLWVALPDSSRHTARDFNHFAPEPVSLSGASALVFLGELAGYRSPVASFTPLLGAQLDLEPRTELALDVDPAFEHGVLCDQGAVSLGGTGLGVGELGYQGPGRTVLPLRNTGDSPARALVLGGVPFGEELVLWWNFIGRSHDEIVEFRRRWQDGDEQFGRVIGYRGRLERLPAPPMPPLRLRPRRPRTE; encoded by the coding sequence TTGAGCAACCTGGAAGCCACCTCGAATGAATTCGCTTGCGCAGCAACGCCAACTGATCACATCGAAGTACTGCACGCCCGCGACGTTCCGCTGGGCGGAGCACGCGCCATCAGGGTCCGCCGCACCTTGCCGCAGCGGGACCGCTCGCTGATCGGCGCCTGGTGCTTCGTCGACCATTACGGACCGCAGGATGTCGCCGACGGCGCCATGGATGTGCCCCCGCACCCGCACACCGGGCTACAGACGGCGAGCTGGCTGTTCAGCGGGCGGGTCGAGCACCGCGACAGCGGCGGCGTGCACGCGGTGGTGAACCCCGGCGAGCTGAACCTGATGACCGCCGGGGCGGGCATCTGCCACTCCGAGGTCTCGATTGATCCGGAGACGGCTCCGGTGCTGCGCGGCGTACAGCTGTGGGTGGCCTTGCCCGATAGCTCCCGCCACACCGCGCGTGACTTCAACCATTTTGCGCCCGAGCCTGTTTCGCTGTCCGGCGCATCGGCGCTGGTCTTCCTCGGCGAGCTGGCCGGATACCGCTCCCCCGTCGCGTCGTTCACTCCCCTGCTGGGCGCCCAGCTCGACCTGGAGCCGCGCACCGAACTGGCACTCGACGTCGACCCCGCATTCGAGCACGGTGTGCTGTGCGACCAGGGTGCGGTCAGCCTGGGCGGCACGGGCCTGGGCGTCGGCGAGCTCGGCTATCAAGGCCCCGGTCGCACGGTGCTGCCGCTGCGCAACACCGGCGACTCCCCCGCCCGGGCCCTGGTGCTGGGCGGGGTGCCGTTCGGTGAGGAGTTGGTGCTGTGGTGGAACTTCATCGGCCGTAGCCACGACGAGATCGTCGAGTTCCGGCGCCGTTGGCAGGACGGTGACGAGCAATTCGGCCGGGTCATCGGCTATCGGGGCCGCCTGGAACGGCTACCGGCCCCGCCGATGCCGCCGCTGCGGCTGCGGCCGCGGCGGCCCCGCACCGAGTAG
- a CDS encoding NAD(P)H-dependent amine dehydrogenase family protein, whose translation MAKRIVVWGTGFVGKLVIPEIVKHPLFELVGVGVSDPAKVGRDAGEICGIPPVGVTATDDVDALIALAPDALVHYGPTAAHAADNIALIARFLRAGIDVCSTAMTPWVWPGLKLNPPDLLKPITQACEDGGASCFTTGIDPGFANDLFPMTLMGVCAEVRKVRASELLDYTNYTGDYENEMGIGRDPDFQPVLKIPEVLIFAWGGTVPMIAHAAGIELDEITTTWDTWVTPHERTTAKGVIAPGQVAAVRFTINGIYRGETRIQLEHVNRIGRDAAPDWPSGTQDDVYRVDIEGTPSISQETAFHFTDGSGRDAATAGCLATGMRALNAVPAVNDLPPGWVTALDLPLIPGAGTIR comes from the coding sequence GTGGCAAAACGGATTGTGGTGTGGGGCACCGGGTTCGTCGGCAAGCTGGTCATCCCCGAGATCGTCAAACACCCGCTGTTCGAACTGGTCGGCGTGGGCGTCAGCGACCCGGCCAAGGTGGGACGCGACGCCGGTGAGATCTGCGGGATCCCGCCCGTCGGCGTCACCGCCACCGACGACGTAGACGCCCTGATCGCCTTGGCGCCCGACGCGCTGGTGCACTACGGCCCGACCGCCGCGCACGCAGCCGACAACATCGCGCTGATCGCGCGCTTCCTACGTGCCGGCATCGACGTCTGCTCCACCGCGATGACGCCGTGGGTGTGGCCCGGGCTCAAGCTCAATCCGCCGGATCTGCTCAAGCCCATCACCCAAGCCTGCGAGGACGGCGGAGCGTCGTGCTTCACCACCGGTATCGACCCCGGTTTCGCCAACGACCTGTTTCCCATGACGCTGATGGGGGTCTGCGCCGAGGTGCGCAAGGTGCGCGCCTCCGAGCTGCTGGACTACACCAACTACACCGGCGACTACGAGAACGAGATGGGGATCGGCCGCGACCCCGACTTCCAGCCCGTGCTCAAGATCCCCGAGGTGTTGATCTTCGCCTGGGGCGGAACAGTTCCGATGATCGCGCACGCCGCCGGGATCGAGCTCGATGAGATCACCACCACCTGGGACACCTGGGTGACTCCCCACGAACGCACCACCGCCAAGGGAGTGATCGCCCCGGGCCAGGTCGCGGCGGTGCGGTTCACCATCAACGGTATCTACCGGGGCGAAACCCGCATCCAGCTCGAGCACGTGAACCGGATCGGCCGCGACGCCGCACCGGACTGGCCTTCGGGCACCCAGGATGACGTCTACCGCGTCGATATCGAAGGGACGCCCAGCATTTCGCAAGAGACGGCATTCCACTTCACCGATGGTTCGGGCCGTGACGCGGCCACTGCCGGTTGCCTGGCCACCGGGATGCGCGCGCTCAACGCCGTCCCAGCGGTCAATGATCTCCCGCCGGGCTGGGTCACGGCGCTGGATCTGCCGCTGATCCCGGGAGCGGGCACCATCCGCTGA
- a CDS encoding type VII secretion target yields the protein MPEKIHVNQDVLTNAAGNHQETSDYLSTVAASHEGIQATLNSLGPIYGDFRQAAGSLLDARKDCYDDQSSEHSTVSENLHRAVAMWNKNEDDAASAFGHLTDGRR from the coding sequence ATGCCCGAGAAGATCCACGTCAATCAGGACGTTCTGACCAACGCGGCCGGGAACCATCAAGAGACGTCGGACTACCTGTCCACCGTTGCGGCCTCACACGAGGGAATCCAGGCGACCCTGAACTCGCTCGGCCCGATCTACGGCGACTTTCGCCAGGCGGCGGGTTCGTTGCTGGACGCACGCAAGGACTGCTACGACGACCAGTCCAGCGAACATTCGACAGTGTCAGAAAATCTGCACCGCGCGGTGGCAATGTGGAACAAGAATGAAGACGATGCCGCCAGCGCCTTCGGGCACCTCACCGACGGGCGCCGATGA
- a CDS encoding helix-turn-helix domain-containing protein, whose protein sequence is MSREAAGAAIRALREARDWSLADLAAATGVSIMGLSYLERGARKPHKGTVQKVENGLGLPPGTYSRLLVADDPDAELASLISAAGPQTSAARPAGAIVVDRHSDTEVLEGYAEAQLDALRSVIARLPSEASDEYETYILSVITQCVKAEMLAASSWRVAVNAGADHAARLMAHLQALEATRIDLLQRMPGSLTARFDRACAQSPLPEPVIAALIGVGPEEMWDIRNRGVIPPGALARVRAFADGSMDATDGGDEGG, encoded by the coding sequence ATGAGCCGCGAAGCGGCGGGCGCGGCCATTCGGGCACTGCGCGAGGCGCGCGACTGGTCGCTGGCCGACCTCGCCGCAGCCACCGGGGTCAGCATCATGGGATTGAGCTACCTCGAGCGCGGCGCCCGGAAGCCCCATAAAGGCACAGTTCAGAAGGTTGAGAACGGACTCGGTCTGCCGCCGGGCACCTATTCTCGCCTCCTGGTGGCCGACGATCCCGACGCCGAACTGGCTTCGTTGATCTCGGCGGCCGGGCCGCAGACTTCGGCTGCGCGTCCCGCGGGAGCCATCGTCGTCGACCGCCACAGTGACACCGAAGTGCTGGAAGGATATGCCGAGGCGCAGCTCGATGCGCTGCGTTCGGTGATCGCGAGACTGCCGTCGGAAGCCTCAGACGAATACGAGACGTATATTCTTTCCGTGATCACGCAGTGCGTGAAGGCGGAGATGCTTGCTGCCAGCTCCTGGCGGGTGGCGGTCAACGCGGGCGCCGATCACGCTGCCCGGCTGATGGCGCACCTGCAGGCCCTCGAGGCCACCCGTATCGACCTGCTGCAGCGGATGCCCGGCAGTCTGACCGCCCGCTTCGATCGGGCCTGCGCGCAGTCGCCGCTGCCCGAACCGGTGATCGCGGCGTTGATCGGCGTCGGGCCCGAGGAGATGTGGGACATCCGCAACCGAGGTGTGATTCCGCCCGGAGCGCTGGCCCGAGTTCGGGCATTCGCCGACGGATCCATGGACGCAACAGATGGTGGCGACGAAGGGGGATAA
- a CDS encoding alcohol dehydrogenase catalytic domain-containing protein, with the protein MRSVVIDGPGSIRVDTRPDPELPGADGAVVEVTATAICGSDLHFYEGDYPIADPVPLGHEAIGTVVEVGSQVHSVRVGDRVMVSSVAGCGHCAGCGTLDPIRCHSGPQIFGSGLLGGAQSELLAVPGADFQLARIPEGIVDAEALLLTDNLATGWAAALRADIPVGGTVAVIGLGAVGLCAARSALFLGAATVLGVDPVRARRERAALMGVTPAEPPTTAAAMELSDGRGVDAVIDAVGSDTTMSDALTAIRAGGTVSVVGVHDLQPFPFPALPALLRSVTLRMTTAPVQQTWPQLVPLLQSGRLSVDGIFTTEMALDDAADAYRAVAARSGDVVKVLLTP; encoded by the coding sequence ATGCGCAGTGTCGTAATCGATGGGCCCGGATCGATCCGTGTCGACACCCGTCCGGACCCCGAGTTGCCCGGGGCCGACGGCGCCGTCGTCGAGGTGACCGCGACCGCGATCTGCGGCTCCGATCTGCACTTCTACGAAGGCGACTACCCGATCGCCGACCCCGTTCCGCTGGGTCACGAGGCCATCGGCACCGTGGTCGAGGTCGGCTCGCAGGTGCACTCGGTGCGGGTGGGCGACCGGGTGATGGTGTCCTCGGTCGCGGGCTGTGGACACTGCGCCGGGTGCGGCACCCTCGACCCGATCCGGTGCCATTCGGGCCCGCAGATCTTCGGATCGGGCCTGCTGGGCGGCGCACAGTCGGAGCTGCTTGCCGTGCCGGGCGCCGACTTTCAGCTGGCCCGCATTCCCGAGGGGATCGTTGACGCCGAAGCTCTGTTGCTCACCGACAACCTCGCCACCGGATGGGCTGCGGCGCTGCGCGCCGACATCCCGGTCGGCGGCACGGTAGCGGTGATCGGGTTGGGCGCGGTTGGCCTGTGTGCGGCACGCAGTGCGCTGTTCCTCGGTGCAGCAACGGTTCTCGGCGTCGATCCGGTGCGTGCACGTCGGGAACGGGCGGCGCTGATGGGTGTGACCCCGGCGGAGCCGCCGACCACGGCCGCGGCCATGGAGCTCAGCGATGGGCGCGGTGTGGATGCGGTGATCGACGCGGTCGGCTCGGACACCACGATGTCCGACGCGCTGACCGCGATACGGGCCGGTGGAACGGTGTCGGTGGTCGGCGTGCATGACCTGCAACCGTTCCCGTTCCCGGCGTTGCCGGCGCTGCTGCGCAGCGTCACCCTACGGATGACCACCGCGCCCGTGCAACAGACGTGGCCCCAGCTGGTGCCGCTGCTTCAATCCGGGCGGCTGTCGGTGGACGGCATCTTCACCACCGAGATGGCCTTGGACGACGCGGCCGACGCCTATCGTGCGGTGGCGGCCCGGTCCGGAGACGTGGTGAAGGTATTGCTCACGCCGTAA
- the fadD1 gene encoding fatty-acid--CoA ligase FadD1, producing MAETMQQLLAERAGHTGLAVLYNDADGRQTRWTWQEYLDRAARHGAAVIARADTSRPMHVGALLGNTPAMLTALAAAGLGGYVLCGVNDTRRGSALAGDLRTADVQILLVDAEHRALLQGLDLPAVTIIDVDDPAWAAQCAGAGELQPHRQVAPLDPFMLIFTSGTSGDPKAVLVSHFMVLVAGQSLTERFELGADDVVYLSMPLFHSNAIAAGFGPAVAAGAAMAPAKFSASRFLADIRAYGGTYMNYVGKPFAYLLAHPEQPDDADNPLRVAFGNEASERDIGEFARRFGVHVVDAFGSTENAVTITRDEGTPPGSVGRGFPGVAIYNSDTNAECPPAVFDEHGVLTNADEAIGELVNTAGSGFFSGYYNNAHATAERMRDGMYWSGDLAYADADGWIYLAGRTADWMRVDGENLAAAPIERILMRHPDINQAAVYAVPDSNVGDQVMTALVLRDDAQLTEAEFADFLAAQEDLSPKAWPRYVRVTAELPSTATNKILKRVLAADGTDVGGDTLWVRPERERTYRNTTTMGARR from the coding sequence ATGGCGGAGACCATGCAACAACTGCTCGCCGAACGCGCCGGGCACACCGGTTTGGCGGTGCTCTACAACGACGCCGACGGTCGGCAGACACGCTGGACCTGGCAGGAATACCTCGACCGCGCAGCCCGTCACGGCGCCGCGGTGATCGCCCGCGCCGATACCAGCCGGCCGATGCACGTCGGCGCCCTGCTGGGCAACACCCCCGCGATGCTGACCGCGCTCGCCGCCGCCGGGCTGGGCGGGTACGTCCTGTGCGGGGTCAACGACACCCGCCGCGGCTCGGCGCTCGCCGGGGACCTGCGCACCGCCGACGTGCAGATCCTGCTCGTCGACGCCGAGCACCGCGCACTATTGCAGGGACTGGACCTGCCCGCCGTCACGATCATCGACGTCGATGACCCGGCTTGGGCCGCGCAGTGCGCTGGAGCCGGGGAACTGCAACCGCACAGGCAGGTCGCGCCGCTGGATCCGTTCATGCTGATTTTCACCTCCGGCACCAGTGGTGACCCAAAAGCGGTTCTGGTGAGCCACTTCATGGTGCTGGTCGCCGGGCAGAGCCTCACCGAGCGATTCGAGTTGGGTGCCGACGACGTCGTCTACCTGTCCATGCCGCTGTTCCATTCGAATGCGATCGCAGCCGGCTTCGGCCCCGCGGTGGCCGCCGGTGCGGCCATGGCGCCGGCGAAGTTCTCGGCTTCGCGGTTCTTGGCCGACATCCGCGCCTACGGTGGCACCTATATGAACTACGTCGGTAAGCCGTTCGCCTACCTGCTGGCACATCCCGAGCAGCCCGATGACGCCGACAATCCGCTCCGGGTCGCCTTCGGCAACGAGGCCTCCGAACGCGACATCGGCGAGTTCGCCCGCCGGTTCGGTGTCCACGTGGTCGACGCCTTCGGCTCCACCGAGAACGCCGTCACCATCACCCGCGATGAGGGCACCCCGCCCGGTTCGGTGGGACGCGGATTCCCGGGCGTCGCCATCTACAACAGCGACACGAACGCCGAGTGCCCGCCGGCGGTCTTCGACGAGCACGGTGTGCTGACCAACGCCGACGAGGCGATCGGCGAACTGGTCAACACCGCCGGGTCGGGATTCTTCTCGGGCTACTACAACAACGCTCACGCCACCGCTGAGCGGATGCGCGACGGCATGTACTGGTCAGGCGATCTCGCCTACGCCGACGCCGACGGCTGGATCTATCTGGCCGGGCGCACCGCCGACTGGATGCGGGTCGACGGCGAGAACCTGGCGGCGGCGCCGATCGAGCGGATCCTGATGCGCCACCCCGACATCAACCAGGCCGCGGTGTACGCCGTGCCGGACAGCAATGTCGGCGACCAGGTGATGACCGCGCTGGTGCTGCGCGACGACGCGCAGCTGACCGAGGCCGAGTTCGCCGATTTCCTTGCGGCGCAAGAGGACCTCTCCCCCAAGGCCTGGCCGCGGTATGTCCGGGTCACCGCGGAGCTGCCCTCGACGGCCACCAACAAGATCCTCAAACGCGTGCTGGCGGCCGACGGCACCGACGTCGGTGGCGACACGCTGTGGGTGCGTCCCGAACGCGAGCGCACCTACCGAAACACCACGACGATGGGAGCGCGACGATGA
- a CDS encoding C40 family peptidase → MSNGELELLTRANELFAGHPRPVSLEPGLDRYVELLERNANTDTGAGHDRYRAAVLAQRDLLLANARTDALATTALAAVVADHARARQQTDGVVSAARADSAVSPDTPLAHREAMRRRAARLRAQHAHVASARHRARAHRAGLRRLRYRTAGRRMTGLDRLRLPNTRAGMAVRAALSRLGRPYVWGATGPDRFDCSGLTQWAYHQAGVPLSRTTYTQIYEGIPVARSQIRPGDLVFPSTGHVQLAIGGNRVIEAPHAGATVQISPLGAQVAIRRPVP, encoded by the coding sequence GTGAGCAACGGTGAGTTGGAGCTACTGACGCGCGCCAATGAGCTGTTCGCGGGTCATCCACGGCCCGTGTCACTGGAGCCCGGGCTGGACCGCTATGTCGAGCTGTTGGAGCGCAACGCCAACACCGACACCGGCGCGGGGCATGACCGGTACCGGGCGGCGGTGCTCGCGCAGCGGGATCTGTTGCTGGCCAACGCACGTACCGATGCGCTCGCCACAACAGCGCTGGCCGCCGTGGTCGCCGACCACGCCCGAGCCCGCCAGCAGACCGACGGCGTCGTCTCCGCTGCCCGCGCTGACTCGGCAGTTTCCCCAGATACGCCTTTGGCGCACCGGGAGGCAATGCGCCGGCGGGCAGCCCGACTGCGCGCCCAACATGCGCACGTGGCATCGGCGCGCCACCGGGCGCGGGCCCACCGTGCGGGGTTGCGGCGGCTGCGTTACCGGACGGCGGGGCGCCGGATGACCGGGCTGGATCGGTTGCGGTTGCCCAACACTCGCGCCGGGATGGCCGTGCGTGCCGCCCTGTCACGGCTCGGCCGACCCTATGTGTGGGGCGCGACCGGCCCCGACCGGTTCGACTGCTCGGGGCTGACCCAGTGGGCGTACCACCAAGCCGGCGTGCCCCTGTCGCGTACCACCTACACCCAGATCTACGAAGGAATCCCGGTGGCACGCTCCCAGATTCGACCCGGCGACCTGGTGTTCCCCAGCACCGGTCATGTTCAGCTGGCAATCGGCGGGAACCGGGTGATCGAAGCCCCGCACGCGGGTGCAACCGTGCAGATCAGCCCCCTGGGCGCGCAGGTGGCGATCCGGCGTCCGGTGCCGTGA
- a CDS encoding DUF4226 domain-containing protein, translated as MTTRDDVLDAIGRIERAGGAGEATRLAQAALTLPLPPSGYDSVLTRLRSVYPVPGDQQQGRAAQAMKLAETALAQQLSSAAGFDRQIIEALRHAHKTTLEGRRRLDELEAEIAGAAGAWDLDTAAGAREFQRFLIGKLGQIIKVVEETNDDDTSKQALANALTGLYAAAQSDRRDPPPAEEGQPSLGPDPDSYPDVLVDDEPAADAADDTEVPQGLPQLATPMFPGLGADGPGFGAMPAAMPAGLPWTGLTPGAGGDDLPAEDDYRPEEAATADAPDGADADGADGDTPAQDPGEQGLVTVRLPDGETTTVANPQLGAAMQAVADGQPVVEAFRSQGIHVPPPGTPVVAAVDVASLRAGDIGVFTDRHALAVGGGKALLDGQLHLVENLRGPGFLGWQHPPALAQEPAPASAQEPAPVATRPAAALGSLMSLKKPAPTGIVD; from the coding sequence ATGACAACCCGCGACGACGTGCTGGATGCGATCGGCCGCATCGAAAGGGCCGGCGGTGCGGGTGAGGCGACTCGTCTAGCCCAGGCGGCACTGACCCTGCCGTTGCCGCCGTCGGGCTACGACAGCGTGCTGACCCGCCTGCGCTCGGTTTATCCGGTGCCCGGTGATCAACAGCAGGGCCGGGCGGCGCAAGCGATGAAGCTGGCCGAAACTGCTCTGGCGCAGCAACTGTCGAGTGCCGCGGGCTTCGACCGGCAGATCATCGAAGCGCTGCGCCACGCGCACAAGACCACGCTGGAAGGCCGACGACGCCTCGACGAACTCGAGGCAGAGATTGCCGGCGCCGCAGGGGCCTGGGACCTGGACACCGCCGCGGGTGCGCGCGAATTCCAGCGGTTCTTGATCGGCAAACTGGGGCAGATCATCAAGGTGGTTGAAGAGACCAACGACGATGACACCTCCAAGCAGGCGCTCGCCAATGCTTTGACGGGGCTGTATGCCGCTGCGCAATCGGATCGCCGCGACCCGCCGCCCGCCGAGGAGGGCCAGCCCTCGCTGGGCCCGGATCCCGACTCCTACCCGGACGTACTGGTTGATGACGAGCCTGCCGCGGATGCCGCGGATGACACGGAGGTGCCGCAGGGGCTGCCGCAGTTGGCGACGCCGATGTTCCCGGGCCTGGGTGCCGACGGGCCGGGCTTCGGAGCGATGCCGGCCGCCATGCCCGCCGGACTTCCATGGACCGGGCTGACGCCGGGTGCGGGCGGTGACGACTTGCCCGCGGAAGACGATTACCGGCCCGAGGAAGCGGCTACGGCCGACGCGCCCGATGGTGCGGATGCCGATGGAGCTGACGGCGATACGCCGGCGCAGGACCCGGGGGAGCAGGGTCTGGTCACTGTGCGGCTGCCCGACGGCGAAACCACGACTGTGGCCAATCCGCAACTGGGCGCGGCGATGCAGGCCGTCGCCGACGGACAGCCCGTGGTGGAGGCGTTCCGGAGCCAGGGCATCCACGTCCCGCCGCCCGGAACCCCTGTGGTGGCGGCGGTCGACGTGGCCAGCCTGCGGGCGGGCGACATCGGTGTGTTCACCGACCGACATGCCCTTGCTGTCGGCGGCGGCAAGGCGCTACTCGACGGGCAGCTGCATCTCGTCGAGAACCTGCGCGGTCCCGGGTTCCTGGGCTGGCAGCATCCGCCGGCCTTGGCACAGGAGCCCGCACCGGCCTCGGCACAGGAGCCCGCGCCGGTCGCCACCCGCCCGGCGGCGGCGCTCGGCAGCCTCATGAGCTTGAAAAAGCCGGCTCCAACCGGCATCGTCGATTAG
- a CDS encoding DUF2694 family protein, with amino-acid sequence MTEPNPAFDTLHPSGDVLFRSCRGGYLHSVVLTEAVMDTDAHRLAEAIVLTADVSFLKAALEIRGEIVTTGHAPSAAVPTADDLRVATERLLAHQLHPRANPGR; translated from the coding sequence ATGACTGAGCCGAACCCGGCATTCGACACGCTCCACCCGAGTGGCGATGTGCTGTTCCGGTCTTGTCGCGGCGGCTATCTGCACAGTGTGGTGCTGACCGAGGCGGTGATGGACACGGACGCGCACCGGCTGGCAGAGGCCATTGTCCTGACCGCGGATGTCTCATTTCTCAAGGCGGCGTTAGAGATCCGAGGTGAGATCGTCACGACCGGGCACGCACCGTCGGCTGCGGTGCCCACCGCTGACGATCTACGGGTCGCTACTGAGCGGCTTCTGGCCCACCAACTGCACCCCCGGGCGAACCCCGGCCGCTAA
- a CDS encoding WhiB family transcriptional regulator yields the protein MAPPCSANPELWFGYPDADGADGAAKARAYEQSSTEARLQCLRRCPLAQQRRCAALAVERGEEYGVWAGVKLPGGQYRKRAELARAHALLRAIAAGEINTRELPDNQALLTNHEREQLPVTATVFHLPAGRIGPRSAA from the coding sequence ATGGCACCCCCCTGCTCCGCAAATCCCGAACTGTGGTTCGGCTACCCCGACGCCGACGGAGCCGACGGGGCCGCCAAGGCCCGGGCCTACGAACAGTCCTCGACCGAGGCGCGGTTGCAGTGCCTACGACGCTGCCCGCTCGCGCAGCAGCGCCGGTGCGCAGCGCTCGCCGTGGAACGGGGTGAGGAGTACGGCGTGTGGGCCGGCGTGAAGCTCCCCGGCGGCCAGTACCGCAAGCGGGCCGAACTCGCCCGGGCCCACGCGCTGCTGCGCGCGATCGCCGCCGGCGAGATCAACACCCGCGAGCTGCCCGACAATCAGGCGTTGCTGACCAACCACGAGCGCGAACAGCTGCCGGTGACAGCGACGGTTTTTCACCTGCCCGCCGGGCGGATCGGTCCTCGGTCAGCGGCCTGA
- a CDS encoding SDR family NAD(P)-dependent oxidoreductase, with the protein MTAQKPVALIVGGASGIGLASAHALVARGDHVVIADINEEAARARAAELAGSARLDGGEAKLGPAHGRGDAATAVAADVTDEASVAAAFAVAREAGPLRTVVSCAGLSIIGPIADIELSGWQTTIDVCLTGTMLVIKHAARTLEDGGSVVAISSLNGRQPGTTMAAYCSAKAGVLMLVQVAALELGARGIRVNAVSPGLVDTPLVAGLAMVPGLTDEYIENTPLGRSGIPDDIAQTVEFLTSERAGWITGSTFDVNGGAHLKRYPDVLGKVQALAEGS; encoded by the coding sequence ATGACGGCTCAGAAACCCGTGGCCCTGATCGTGGGCGGCGCTTCCGGGATCGGGTTGGCCTCCGCGCACGCCCTGGTCGCGCGCGGTGATCACGTGGTGATCGCCGACATCAACGAGGAAGCCGCACGGGCCCGGGCCGCCGAACTCGCCGGTTCAGCGAGGCTCGACGGAGGAGAGGCGAAGCTGGGACCGGCGCATGGACGGGGCGATGCGGCCACCGCCGTCGCCGCGGATGTGACCGACGAGGCCAGTGTCGCAGCGGCATTCGCCGTCGCCCGCGAAGCCGGGCCGCTCCGCACGGTGGTCAGTTGCGCCGGCTTGTCGATCATCGGGCCCATCGCCGACATCGAGCTGTCCGGCTGGCAGACCACGATCGACGTCTGCCTCACCGGCACCATGCTGGTGATCAAACATGCGGCCCGCACCCTCGAAGACGGCGGCAGCGTGGTCGCAATCTCCTCCCTCAACGGGCGTCAGCCCGGCACCACGATGGCCGCATACTGCAGCGCCAAGGCCGGGGTGCTGATGCTGGTCCAGGTGGCTGCGTTGGAGCTGGGCGCCCGCGGTATCCGGGTCAACGCGGTCTCTCCCGGCCTGGTCGACACTCCCCTGGTCGCCGGCCTGGCGATGGTGCCCGGGCTCACCGACGAGTACATCGAAAACACCCCGCTCGGGCGCTCCGGCATCCCCGACGACATCGCGCAGACCGTGGAGTTCCTGACCTCGGAACGCGCCGGCTGGATCACCGGATCCACCTTCGACGTCAACGGCGGCGCGCACCTCAAGCGCTACCCCGACGTGCTCGGCAAGGTTCAAGCACTAGCTGAAGGATCGTGA